The genomic DNA GATGTTAAACATTGTTAATGGAGATTATCGCAATGCTGTTTCATTACTTTTGCCTCAATATTTAAATGGTATTAGAGAACAACGATTGGTACATAACTTAATTTTTGCTTTAGTGAAAAACAATGATATTGACTATGCAAAAGATATTATTGTAAAAGAAAACATTAATAGTTCACCTGACGATTTAATTAATGCTTTGAAAAAGACTGAACGTGTGCCTAGCAATATCGCTAGATAATATAAGGTTTTGTGATGAAAAAATTCCTATCAAATAAGAAAGGAGTATCAACCGTCGAGTTTGCCTTGACGGTTGCATTTTATTTCTTTGTTGTATGCTTAATTTTAGAATTTTGCCGTGTTGCTATAACCTCGTCTTATTGGGATCTAGCTATCACCGAAAGCACAAGAATTGCAAAAAACCAGTCAGCTCCAGGGGATGACTATAAAAAAGCTTTTGAAACTGCGCTACGACAGCAGGCTGTTGCACAAGAAAAGTCAACTATTGGTTATTTGGTTCAGTTAAATAATGGTGGTATAGAAATTGATGTAAAATATGTCAATTGTTCTAGAGAAACGTGTATCAAGGCATTACTAAATAATGACTTTAGAACACCTAAAGTAGTTAACGGTAAATTGGTTGACCCGAATGGGGCATTAGCGACTTTAGCTGTTTATACCGTCAAGTATAAATACAAATTTTTAACCTTACCATTTTTGCCGGCAGATATAGTCGAGCACGCATTGGAACGCAAAATTATTGCTGTACAAGAGTTCGGTCGTTCCCAGTTTTTACCTAATGCGACAGGTGGCTAATCATAAAAGCGGTAATAATAACTCCTGCTTCTAGTAGTTGGTTGCTTTATAAGTTTTATTTAAGGTTTATATTGATATGAATATAACAGATTTTTTTTCATCACACTCTAAGAATTTTCGAACTAATAAGAGAGGTTCGGTTACGATTGAATTTCTCTTTATGCTTATGTTATTAACGTTTATCTTTGCATTTTTAGCTGACTTTGCCATTATTAGAATTACACAAGGGAAGTTAGACAACGCCTCCTACTCTCTTGTAAATATATTACGCGAACGAGCACAATTGTACGACGATGATGGTACGAAGGAAATTAAACAGAGTGACTTAACAGAATATGAGGAGCTTGCCAAATTAATATTATTTGGTGATAAAAAAAGTGATAAAAAAGTCGGTATCAGATTAGAGCACTGGTGGCAAAAAGACGGGCAAGGCGTTATGGATGAAAAATCCAATACGCAGAATTGTCAGCCATATAAAAAACTAGATAACCAGCTGGCTCATTTATCTCCTTTGTCTGAAGCCGTTAACAAAAGAAAGGTACCACTGTATCAAGTTACTCTCTGTGTTGATATAAATAGCTTCTTTCAAAGTTTAATCGTAAAAAAAGAAAACTTATCTTTTGGTTCTCTTAGTTCTTCTTCAATTGCTGTTGCACGTGCAAAATCACAATCACAGTAACTCAAGGTGTATGTATGAAAAAATTTAATATGACAATGAATTTGTTCTATATGCTAAAACGGTTCTATCATGATAAAAAGGGTGTATATGCAGTAATGACTGCACTGCTGGCATTTCCTTTACTCTTTCTCATTGCGTTTGCCGTTGATGGTTCAGGTATTTTGCTGGATCGAGCCCGCCTTGCGCAAGCGACAGAGCAAGCAGCTCTCTTGTTAACTACGGAAAACAACCAATACCGAGCAGATAAAAGTAATCTTTCCAATGTACAAGTAACAGATGAGGAAATCAAAAACGCAAAAGGTTCTTTTAGAACAGCACAGGAGCAGAAAGAAAACGCTCAAGCACTAAAACGTAATCAAGAGTTAGTGCAAGGAATGGTTAAGCTGTACCTCCGTTCTTATGATAAAGAACAAAAAAATAGTTCTCCAATTACAATTCCTAAAAATTTTACTGCTGAGTGTAAAAGTCAAACTGACACGAGAACAAATGGTGAGAGTAGTTCTGTTGCTTGTTTAGTTGAAGGCAATGTTGAACGTAGATTTTGGCTACCGTGGAGCTATACGCTGACCAGCAATAATAGAAATACTGTAGATATTAATTCTGGAAAATCCTATGCTGTTAAAGAGAAAGATATCCTTACCCCAATTGATTTAATGTTAGTGAATGATCTTTCTTATTCAATGAATAAAGATCCTAATGGAGAATTCAAAGGTACTTCCAAAATTAAGAGTTTAAGAAGGGTGGTTGCCCAAATAGCTAACACTTTAATTCCTGAGACCCCAGCAAAAAATATAAGTCCTTATAACCGCATTGGTTTGGCGCCTTTCGGGTTAGGAGCACAACAGGCAGGCAAGAAGGATATTTCTCAAATTAAGAAGTGTGTACTGCCTTTTTATGGCACTGATACAGAAGTTAAAATTAAAGTTTGGAGCGGCGAAAATAAAACTACATATGATAAATTAAAAAATAAAGTTAAACTTTATAAAAGTAATGATTATTCTGACCTTTTGACTTCCTATGAAAAAAATAAGTATATGTATATCAAGGATTCAGCTGTAAAGCTAGCGAACCTGTTCCTAACAGAGTATATTGATAACACTATATTTCTTGATAAGTCGAAAACCCGTGGTAATGACCCATTTGTGGAAGTTTTCTATAAATATTTTAATATTAATTCCACACTAAATAAAATTAAAGATTTTAAAGGAGAGGATATAAATTACGATATTAATTTTGACAAGAGCGAATTTTGTTTCAGTAATAACCGAGATTCTACAGTAACAGATATTTGGTTTAATCAAAAGGATGCCGGCAAACTAACATCTGTTATGGAAAAAACCCAACCAGGCGGCTGGACTTTATCAAGTTCTGGATTGCTGGTGGGGGCTAATTTAATGGTCAATACAAATAAAGATGCACTCCCGAGTAAAATACGCACAAATACTCAACGTATCATTTTAGTATTATCTGATGGAGTGGATACTGCATTACCTACTTTAACTGGTGAGTTACTTGATGCAGGAATGTGTCCTAAAATTCGGGAAAAATTAGATAGTTTACAGGATAAAAACTACCGTCAACTCCCCACAAAGATTGCTTTTGTCATTTTTGGTTATAGACAATCAGCTGCACAAAAAGCATCTTGGGAACGTTGTGTAGGGAAGGGAAACTACTTTATAGCAGATAATGAAGAACAACTATTAAAAGCGTTTAAGCAAATCATTGGTTTTGAGGAAGAAGTCGGACGTTCTTCTTCTGTGACTCCCAAGTTATTTAAATGATAACTAATCTTGCTAACTTAAACAAACCGCCTTGAGCCATTCAACGGCGGTTTTTTGTAGGAACTTATAAAAGTGCAGTCGCTTGGGGAGACGTTTTTTAACTTGAAAAACACCATGGAAAATGACCGCACTTTAGAATAGCAAAAAGCAAATCCGAGGATTCGTCTTGTATTTTTAGCTTGGAAGAAACTTATTTCAATTCAGGAAGCAACATCTTCAACAAATTCTGCGTCACCCGACGGGATTGGCCTGCGTACGGGAAGATGTGCATCATCATCATCGGGTTGAAATTGGCTTCAATCACGCCCCAAGATTGCAGGCTCGGCTCGGCGGGTTTGGTTAAATCGGGAATGATTAAATCCACGCCACACACAGCGGCACCCATGGCTTTGGTGATACCAACCGCCAAAGCTTTGTAGCTTGGGTGCATTTGGTCAGTCATGTCAATAGAATCGCCACCTGTGCTGATATTAGAATTGGCACGTAACTGCACCAACTGATCTTTCGCCGGTACGCTATCAACGGTTAAGCCCTGCTCTTTTAACTGTAACTGTTCGATATCACCCAACGCAATTTTCTTCAATGGCGTACGGCTTCCATCGCCACGCAACGGATGATCGTTTTTCTGCGCCACCAATTCAGCTACCGTATGCACGCCGTCGCCAATCACATTCGCCGGCACGCGTAACAACACAGCAAGCGTTTCATCACCTAGCACGAAGAAACGATATTCCGTGCCAGTGAGGTAATCTTCTACCATCACTTCTTTGTCTTCACGGAAAGCAATTTCAATGGCCTTTGCAAAATCCTCACGATCGTGCACGCCCTGTTGGAAAATACTGATGCCCAAACCATAATTAGTGGATTTAGGTTTAATCACTACGGCACGCCCTGCAAATAAAGCGTAATTGGCCACCGCTTGTTCTACGCCAGTAAATTCCACACTTTGCGGCACGTTAAAGCCGGCTTTCGCCAAGACTTTTTTGGTCACCACTTTATTTTCCATAATGAGTGGCGAAATGTAGCTGTCGTGGGAAGTCATATTGCCGTTTTTCACATATTCTAAGTGCTCGCCGAATTGCAGACTTAAGAACTGATCGCGCTCGTCTAAAATCTCCATTTTTAGGCCTTTTTGAATGGCATCAAACATCAGGGCTTGGGTGGAAAGCTCCATGTTGTCGAAAGCAGACAAAGCATAAAAACGTTCGAACGCCTGTTGCTTGTAACGAATCGCCAGTTCAGCGCCCAGTTTTTGGTAACCACTATGTGCTTCGATAGCATTGACCAAACGCGCAGCGAGAGTTTGGCTTGGATCAGCAAACTGAGCCAGTTTATCCTTGACGATCGCTTCAATTTCCGCGTCAGCATGAATTTCCGCCAACATCGCCAGCGATTGCTGTAAAATGCGCTCTCCTTCTGCTTGGAAAACCGTCGCCGACAACGGGTTTTCCCACGCCACTTGGGCTAATTTTTCTTTGCCTAAATCCACCGCACTTGCCAGAGATTCTTCGTCCAACCACGCCATTAATAAAATAAAATAATGCACGAATTTGGCGTCATTTAATGCGATACCATAAGCCTCAAAGGGGTTTAGGTCGAACAGACGGAATTCCAAATATTGAATGCCGTTTTGTAGCAATTCACGGGCATGTTTTGCACCACGTAAACGCACGTTGGAATAAAATTCTTTTTCGGCAATAAGTTGTCCGCTACTGACCGCGTGTTCTAAGGTTTTCACATAATCGTTCAGGCTGTCATAAGACACTTTGACACTCGGGTCATTCACGTAACCATATTGACTGGATCGCAAACTACGTACATACTGCCCCGCTTTTAGTGGTGTGCCGTGACGGAAATAATTGGCATCAACCGTTGGCGTGGCAGCTAATAAATAGACGAGAATCCATTGGTAACGTAAGAAATTGCGGGCAACCTTTAAATATAAATCGTTTTGAAAATCGACCGCACTTTGATATGTATTTTGCCCTGCAAAAAGCTGTTGAATGAAGGTTGGTTCGAGTTGGAAATTATAGTGAATGCCGCTGACCATTTGTTTGTTTTTGCCATAAGATGCCACTAAATGCTCGCGATAAGCCACATCTGCCGGATTTTCCAGTTGTGCCACTTTGATTTGATCTTCCGGTGGCAACCCAGCCGGCATACTCAACGGGAAAATAAACTCGTCTTCCGGCAAGGAGCGTAACACCACTTCATGAATAGCGGATAACCAACGCAGGCTATCTTCAATCTTTTTATTTGGCGGTGTGATTAACTCAAGTTGGCTTTCAGCAAAATCTGTTTGAATGTAAGGATGATAAGAACGGCTGCCAAAACATTTTGGGTGCTCGGTAACCACAATAGACCCGTCTGCGTGCACGCGCTGACTTTCTTTTTCAATACCGAATGAGCCTTGTTGGAACAAAAGCTCCAAGCGATTTTCTTTTATAACCTGCTGAATATTCATAATATTTCCTTTTAACCAAATGAGAAATTACGCCATTTTAATCATTCCTACTTGCATCCATTTCTCAAAAATAGCCACATTATCAAAATTAATGGGCTTAAATGCAAATAAAAAAATCGCATCTCTCATAATGAACGGTTATAACCTAATGTATTGCAATGAAATACTTCATTTTAGGGAACAAAGAGACTAAAATTTTGCCTTATAAAAAAACATAACCGGTAAACTAGATGTCTCAGCTAAAAAAATCTCACATTCTCTATCACAATTTCACTTTTGTTTTACTGTTATTGAGCTTTGCTTTCCTTTCTCACATTGCATTGGGAATTTTGGATAATTATCTCACCAACGCGTTAAGCATTTTGGCATTGGGATTATTGCTTTTCACTTTAAAAAAACACAGCAATAAATTCTTTCTGATTGCGTTGATTTTTATTTTTTTTATCGCCTTCGGCTACATCCCTTCAGGCATATTATATGGCCCGGCATCTATTGGCGTCATTGCCTCCGTCTATGAAACCAACTTTAGCGAAACCTTAGGCTTCTTTCGCGCAATGCCGTTATCCATTTATATTTTCACTTTCTTTTATCTTCTTTTATTTATTGTTTTATTATTTATCAACCGCCATATCACACCAAGTAAAAATAATAAATCGGCATATTATCTTATTTATTTTATTCTTCTTGCATTTGCTTTATATCAACCTGTTTCAAAAGAAATCACCAATACGAACAAAGAAAAAGAATTTAGCATAGCGGACTTTTTTAAAGCCTCTCATTTTTATCCTGTCAGTTTTATTGCGAACACACTTAAAGTTAATCATACCTATTTAACCCAACGGGATTTATTAAACGACGCATTAACCAAAACACCGGAATGGAATATCCTTTCTGTTGAGCCCAAATATCAAAATTATGTGTTAATTATCGGCGAAAGTATGCGTCGTGATTACACGTCATTATATGGTTATCCGCAAAAAACCACGCCATTTTTAGAAAACGTTAACGGTTTAATTTTTAACCTTTACGTCGCCGCAGGCCCGAACACGCAACCGTCTTTACAACGCACGCTCTACCGTTCTATCAATGATAATGAAGAGACGGTTTACACGGATAATATTATTTCTCTCGCCAAGCTTGCCCATTACAAAACCTATTGGTTATCCAACCAAGGCAAAGTCGGTGAATGGGACACTATGGCCTCGCGTATCGGCATTCAGGCAGATGAATATTTCTTTACTAAAAAAGGCGGCTATGATTCGGGCAACACACCAGACACCGTATTATTGGAACCGTTAAAACAGTTATTGGCGAAAGATAAAGATCAAACCAAATTGATTGTTTTACATTTAATCGGTTCCCATCCGACATTTTGTGCGCATTTAAATGGCGAAGCGCCGAAATTCCATTTAGTCAGCCAAGAAATGTCATGTTATTTAGACACCTTAAAACAAACGGACACATTATTATCGGAGATTAATACGATTCTGAAAGAACAAAACCAAAGCTATTCCGTCATTTATTTTTCGGATCATGGTTTAGCCCATTTAGGCGAAGGAAAAAATCTTTCCATGTTAAATAATAAAGAATACAAACAAAGTTACGAAGTGCCGTTTGTTCGTTTTTCCAGCGATGATAAGAAAAGAACGATGATTAAAAATCCACAAAGCGCTTTTAACTTCATGCACGGTTTTGCACAATGGTTAGGCATTAAAGAAAGTCATTTAAGCCAAGAGGATTTTTTCAACCCGAAAAAACAACCGATTAAAGTGTTTAACTGGCGCGGGCTGGTTGACTACAACACATTAAAAGATGATCCGGCTAAAAAGTAGCGTGCAATAACATCGGCCAGAACATTTTTACGTCTAAAGTGCGGTCATTTTTTCAAACGAATTTTTTGCAAAGCATGGCCGCCCTGTTATTTTTGTCCGAATGCAATTCAGCAAAGGTAAATTTTCAGGTAGAATACCCCCCATTCTCGACGAAACCTCGTGGTTTCCGCGGTACTATTCATAAAATCAACGCGCAAAAAACGTTGCTTTTTTTAACCGCACTTTTTTCACCTATCAGCTAAAATTGAGGAACATATGAGTGTAATTCCTATGGTCGTTGACCAAACTTCCCGCGGCGAACGCGCTTATGATATTTATTCCCGTCTATTAAAAGATCGCGTCATTTTTCTAAGCGGTGAAGTGGAAGACAATATGGCCAACCTGATTGTGGCACAGCTACTTTTCCTTGAATCGGAAGATCCCGATAAAGACATCAATTTATATATTAACTCACCGGGCGGCTCCGTTACTGCCGGTATGGCAATTTACGACACCATGCAATTCATCAAACCGGATGTACGAACCCTTTGTGTTGGACAAGCCTGTTCCATGGGTGCCTTTTTATTAGCCGGCGGCACACCGGGTAAACGCGGCGCATTACCTCACGCTCGCGTGATGATCCATCAACCTTTAGGTGGTTTCCGCGGACAAGCATCGGATATTCAGATTCATGCCCAAGAAATCTTGAAAATCAAAAGCACCTTAAATGAACGCTTGGCTTTCCACACCGGACAACCCATTGAAACCATTGAAAAAGACACCGACCGCGACAACTTCATGTCTGCCGAAGAAGCCAAAAATTACGGCTTGGTCGATGAAGTGTTCACTAAACGTTAAGAGATAAAAATGGCAAAAGATAAAGAATTGCATTGTTCTTTCTGTGGCAAAGAACAAGAGGAAGTCAATAAATTAATCGCCGGCACGTCCGGTTACATTTGTAATGAATGTATCGAATTATGTCACGATATGTTGCTTAATGAAGAGTATAGCGAAGAAACAGAAGCTGAAGCGGAAACGCCAAAAGACCAGGAGTTACCGACACCACACAAAATCCGCGCCCATTTAGACGATTATGTTATCGGCCAAGATTACGCCAAAAAAGTCTTGGCAGTGGCGGTGTATAACCACTACAAACGTCTGCGCACCAAACACCAAACCGATGATGTGGAATTGGGTAAAAGTAATATTTTACTTATCGGCCCGACCGGTAGCGGCAAAACCCTATTAGCGGAAACCATGGCGCGTATGTTAAACGTGCCTTTCGCCATGGCAGATGCCACCACCTTGACGGAAGCCGGTTACGTGGGCGAAGACGTGGAAAACGTGTTACAAAAATTACTGCAAAACTGTGATTACGATATCGAACGTGCGGAACAAGGCATTATTTATATCGACGAAATCGATAAAATCACCCGCAAATCAGAAAATCCGTCCATTACCCGTGATGTTTCCGGTGAAGGCGTACAACAAGCCTTGTTAAAACTGATTGAAGGCACTATCGCGTCTATTCCGCCACAAGGTGGACGCAAACACCCGCAACAGGAAATGTTGCGCATCGATACCTCCAAAATTCTGTTTATTTGCGGCGGTGCTTTTGCCGGCTTGGATAAAGTCATTGAAAAACGCACCAGCGTCGCCACTGCCATTGGTTTCGGCGCCGAAATCAAAAGTGAAAAAGACAAAGCCACGTTGACGGACTTGTTCAAACAGGTGGAGCCGGACGATCTAATGAAATACGGCTTAATCCCGGAATTTATCGGACGTTTACCGGTGGTTGCGCCGTTAAGCGAATTAGATGAAGAAGCCCTTGTGCGTATTCTGACCGAACCGAAAAATGCCTTGTGTAAACAATATCAAGCGTTATTTGGGTTAGAAGACGTGAAACTGGAATTCACCAAAGAAGCCTTAATCGCCATGGCGAAAAAAGCCCTCGCCCGTAAAACAGGCGCCCGTGGCTTACGCTCCATCATCGAAGGCATCTTGCTCGACACCATGTACGACTTGCCTTCTTTAGAAGGATTAGAAAAAGTGGTGGTCAACGAAAGTGTCATCAACGACAACCAATCTCCGGAATTGATTTATTCCAACGAATAAAAAAGTGCGGTCAAAATTCATTGTATTTTTTGACCGCACTTTTTTCTTTCCTAATCCCGCGATACCCGAATCGTCTGCTTAATATGTTTGAGATTTGCCACGATGGTAAATGTCATGACGACCAATAACGCCCAAGCGCTCCACTTACTCACGTGCACCAAAGACCAGGCACCGATTTGATTTGGATAGCGCCAAATGCCAATCAGCGTACCGAGATTTTCCGCTAACCAAATAAAGAAGCCAATCAACATAAAAGACAGTAACAACGGCATGCGGCGAGGTTTATCATAAGGTGTAAAATATACCGCAGTGCGGGCGTAAAGCCCCAATGCGAACGCCGCCAAATACCACCGATAATCGCCAATGTAATGATGGGTGAAAAAATTTAGATAAATGAGAACCGCGGTCAGTG from Aggregatibacter aphrophilus ATCC 33389 includes the following:
- a CDS encoding phosphoethanolamine transferase, coding for MSQLKKSHILYHNFTFVLLLLSFAFLSHIALGILDNYLTNALSILALGLLLFTLKKHSNKFFLIALIFIFFIAFGYIPSGILYGPASIGVIASVYETNFSETLGFFRAMPLSIYIFTFFYLLLFIVLLFINRHITPSKNNKSAYYLIYFILLAFALYQPVSKEITNTNKEKEFSIADFFKASHFYPVSFIANTLKVNHTYLTQRDLLNDALTKTPEWNILSVEPKYQNYVLIIGESMRRDYTSLYGYPQKTTPFLENVNGLIFNLYVAAGPNTQPSLQRTLYRSINDNEETVYTDNIISLAKLAHYKTYWLSNQGKVGEWDTMASRIGIQADEYFFTKKGGYDSGNTPDTVLLEPLKQLLAKDKDQTKLIVLHLIGSHPTFCAHLNGEAPKFHLVSQEMSCYLDTLKQTDTLLSEINTILKEQNQSYSVIYFSDHGLAHLGEGKNLSMLNNKEYKQSYEVPFVRFSSDDKKRTMIKNPQSAFNFMHGFAQWLGIKESHLSQEDFFNPKKQPIKVFNWRGLVDYNTLKDDPAKK
- a CDS encoding TadE/TadG family type IV pilus assembly protein — encoded protein: MKKFLSNKKGVSTVEFALTVAFYFFVVCLILEFCRVAITSSYWDLAITESTRIAKNQSAPGDDYKKAFETALRQQAVAQEKSTIGYLVQLNNGGIEIDVKYVNCSRETCIKALLNNDFRTPKVVNGKLVDPNGALATLAVYTVKYKYKFLTLPFLPADIVEHALERKIIAVQEFGRSQFLPNATGG
- a CDS encoding pilus assembly protein TadG-related protein, yielding MKKFNMTMNLFYMLKRFYHDKKGVYAVMTALLAFPLLFLIAFAVDGSGILLDRARLAQATEQAALLLTTENNQYRADKSNLSNVQVTDEEIKNAKGSFRTAQEQKENAQALKRNQELVQGMVKLYLRSYDKEQKNSSPITIPKNFTAECKSQTDTRTNGESSSVACLVEGNVERRFWLPWSYTLTSNNRNTVDINSGKSYAVKEKDILTPIDLMLVNDLSYSMNKDPNGEFKGTSKIKSLRRVVAQIANTLIPETPAKNISPYNRIGLAPFGLGAQQAGKKDISQIKKCVLPFYGTDTEVKIKVWSGENKTTYDKLKNKVKLYKSNDYSDLLTSYEKNKYMYIKDSAVKLANLFLTEYIDNTIFLDKSKTRGNDPFVEVFYKYFNINSTLNKIKDFKGEDINYDINFDKSEFCFSNNRDSTVTDIWFNQKDAGKLTSVMEKTQPGGWTLSSSGLLVGANLMVNTNKDALPSKIRTNTQRIILVLSDGVDTALPTLTGELLDAGMCPKIREKLDSLQDKNYRQLPTKIAFVIFGYRQSAAQKASWERCVGKGNYFIADNEEQLLKAFKQIIGFEEEVGRSSSVTPKLFK
- the clpP gene encoding ATP-dependent Clp endopeptidase proteolytic subunit ClpP; its protein translation is MSVIPMVVDQTSRGERAYDIYSRLLKDRVIFLSGEVEDNMANLIVAQLLFLESEDPDKDINLYINSPGGSVTAGMAIYDTMQFIKPDVRTLCVGQACSMGAFLLAGGTPGKRGALPHARVMIHQPLGGFRGQASDIQIHAQEILKIKSTLNERLAFHTGQPIETIEKDTDRDNFMSAEEAKNYGLVDEVFTKR
- the clpX gene encoding ATP-dependent protease ATP-binding subunit ClpX; its protein translation is MAKDKELHCSFCGKEQEEVNKLIAGTSGYICNECIELCHDMLLNEEYSEETEAEAETPKDQELPTPHKIRAHLDDYVIGQDYAKKVLAVAVYNHYKRLRTKHQTDDVELGKSNILLIGPTGSGKTLLAETMARMLNVPFAMADATTLTEAGYVGEDVENVLQKLLQNCDYDIERAEQGIIYIDEIDKITRKSENPSITRDVSGEGVQQALLKLIEGTIASIPPQGGRKHPQQEMLRIDTSKILFICGGAFAGLDKVIEKRTSVATAIGFGAEIKSEKDKATLTDLFKQVEPDDLMKYGLIPEFIGRLPVVAPLSELDEEALVRILTEPKNALCKQYQALFGLEDVKLEFTKEALIAMAKKALARKTGARGLRSIIEGILLDTMYDLPSLEGLEKVVVNESVINDNQSPELIYSNE
- the tadF gene encoding tight adherence pilus pseudopilin TadF; amino-acid sequence: MNITDFFSSHSKNFRTNKRGSVTIEFLFMLMLLTFIFAFLADFAIIRITQGKLDNASYSLVNILRERAQLYDDDGTKEIKQSDLTEYEELAKLILFGDKKSDKKVGIRLEHWWQKDGQGVMDEKSNTQNCQPYKKLDNQLAHLSPLSEAVNKRKVPLYQVTLCVDINSFFQSLIVKKENLSFGSLSSSSIAVARAKSQSQ
- the gshAB gene encoding bifunctional glutamate--cysteine ligase GshA/glutathione synthetase GshB — translated: MNIQQVIKENRLELLFQQGSFGIEKESQRVHADGSIVVTEHPKCFGSRSYHPYIQTDFAESQLELITPPNKKIEDSLRWLSAIHEVVLRSLPEDEFIFPLSMPAGLPPEDQIKVAQLENPADVAYREHLVASYGKNKQMVSGIHYNFQLEPTFIQQLFAGQNTYQSAVDFQNDLYLKVARNFLRYQWILVYLLAATPTVDANYFRHGTPLKAGQYVRSLRSSQYGYVNDPSVKVSYDSLNDYVKTLEHAVSSGQLIAEKEFYSNVRLRGAKHARELLQNGIQYLEFRLFDLNPFEAYGIALNDAKFVHYFILLMAWLDEESLASAVDLGKEKLAQVAWENPLSATVFQAEGERILQQSLAMLAEIHADAEIEAIVKDKLAQFADPSQTLAARLVNAIEAHSGYQKLGAELAIRYKQQAFERFYALSAFDNMELSTQALMFDAIQKGLKMEILDERDQFLSLQFGEHLEYVKNGNMTSHDSYISPLIMENKVVTKKVLAKAGFNVPQSVEFTGVEQAVANYALFAGRAVVIKPKSTNYGLGISIFQQGVHDREDFAKAIEIAFREDKEVMVEDYLTGTEYRFFVLGDETLAVLLRVPANVIGDGVHTVAELVAQKNDHPLRGDGSRTPLKKIALGDIEQLQLKEQGLTVDSVPAKDQLVQLRANSNISTGGDSIDMTDQMHPSYKALAVGITKAMGAAVCGVDLIIPDLTKPAEPSLQSWGVIEANFNPMMMMHIFPYAGQSRRVTQNLLKMLLPELK